In Aureibaculum algae, the following are encoded in one genomic region:
- a CDS encoding NAD(P)H-dependent oxidoreductase, producing the protein MTTPNIAKEDILNAFNFRHATKEFDATKKVSDEDMNFILKTANLSPSSFGFEPWHFIVVQDKELRELLKPVAWGAPLKLDTASHFVLGLSMKAPMVKHDAEYIMHMMKDVKQLPADVIEMYSKFYREFQENDFDLDTDKKLFDWSAKQTYIALGNMLTAAALIGIDSCPIEGFHQEKAEALLKEKFDIDTDKYGLSFMAAFGYRKTDPEFGKSRRNFEDIVTFK; encoded by the coding sequence ATGACAACACCAAACATCGCAAAAGAAGACATATTAAACGCTTTTAATTTTAGACATGCTACTAAAGAGTTTGACGCCACTAAAAAGGTATCAGATGAAGACATGAATTTCATCCTAAAAACAGCAAATTTATCGCCAAGTTCATTTGGTTTTGAGCCATGGCATTTTATAGTAGTTCAAGACAAGGAATTACGTGAATTATTAAAACCTGTAGCTTGGGGAGCACCTTTAAAATTAGATACTGCAAGTCATTTTGTATTGGGTTTAAGTATGAAAGCACCGATGGTAAAACATGATGCAGAGTATATTATGCACATGATGAAAGATGTTAAACAATTACCAGCCGATGTTATAGAAATGTATTCTAAATTCTATAGAGAATTTCAAGAAAATGATTTTGATTTAGATACAGACAAAAAATTATTCGATTGGTCTGCCAAACAAACCTACATCGCTTTAGGTAATATGTTAACCGCTGCAGCTTTAATAGGTATTGATTCTTGTCCGATTGAAGGATTTCATCAAGAAAAAGCCGAAGCCTTATTAAAAGAAAAATTTGATATAGATACAGATAAATATGGTTTATCATTTATGGCTGCTTTTGGTTATAGAAAAACAGATCCAGAATTTGGAAAATCAAGAAGAAACTTTGAAGATATAGTTACGTTTAAGTAA
- a CDS encoding zinc-binding alcohol dehydrogenase family protein produces MKAIGYKENLPIEDENSLQDIELNTPKATGKEILVEIKAISVNPADYKVRAGMPVEGDEWKVIGWDATGIVKEVGEEVTLFKAGDEVWYAGDFTRQGSYAQYQIVDERIVGKKPTSLSFPEAAALPLTSLTAYEMLFDRLQVSKDDASKSILVIGAAGGVGSILVQLAKKLTKLNIIGTASREETTNWLKELGADTVINHRNKLSEEFEKYNLPAPEYVVSLNATEHHVDEIVKLIKPQGKFGFIDDPKVLNVMPFKGKAVSTHIELMFTRSMFQTEDMIEQHNILNKVSELIDKGTIKTTLGENFGIINAENLRRAHAFLETGKAKGKIVLEGF; encoded by the coding sequence ATGAAAGCAATAGGGTATAAAGAGAATCTTCCAATTGAAGATGAAAACTCATTACAAGACATAGAATTAAACACACCGAAAGCTACTGGAAAAGAAATTTTAGTAGAAATAAAAGCCATTTCTGTAAATCCAGCAGATTATAAAGTGCGTGCAGGAATGCCAGTAGAAGGTGACGAATGGAAAGTTATCGGATGGGATGCAACTGGTATTGTAAAAGAAGTAGGAGAAGAGGTTACACTTTTTAAGGCTGGCGATGAAGTGTGGTATGCTGGTGATTTTACACGCCAAGGAAGTTATGCACAATACCAAATTGTAGACGAACGTATTGTTGGCAAGAAACCAACAAGTTTATCTTTTCCAGAAGCTGCTGCTTTACCATTAACATCACTTACAGCTTACGAAATGTTGTTTGATAGATTACAAGTTTCAAAAGACGATGCAAGTAAATCTATTTTAGTAATTGGTGCTGCCGGAGGCGTAGGGTCTATTTTAGTACAACTGGCCAAAAAGCTAACGAAATTGAATATAATAGGTACGGCTTCTCGAGAAGAAACGACCAATTGGTTAAAAGAATTAGGTGCAGATACCGTTATTAATCACAGAAATAAATTAAGTGAAGAATTTGAGAAGTACAATCTTCCTGCTCCCGAATATGTAGTAAGTTTAAACGCTACAGAGCATCATGTGGATGAGATTGTAAAGTTGATAAAACCTCAAGGTAAATTCGGTTTTATTGATGATCCAAAAGTGTTAAATGTGATGCCTTTTAAAGGAAAAGCAGTTTCAACACATATCGAATTGATGTTTACACGATCTATGTTTCAAACGGAAGATATGATTGAACAACACAACATTTTGAACAAAGTTTCAGAATTAATTGACAAAGGAACTATAAAAACCACTTTAGGTGAGAATTTCGGAATTATTAATGCTGAAAATCTTCGTAGAGCTCATGCCTTCCTAGAAACAGGTAAAGCAAAAGGTAAAATAGTATTAGAAGGTTTTTAA
- a CDS encoding cupin domain-containing protein: protein MNFKSIIAALAVTTLFVGNTVNAQVTTKDSVATSKVQHFNFDKMESETIVEGIKRKWFHGEKGQMTIFNLEKGAHIPWHQHPNEQITYIMSGKVKIKTIIDGKEQFVEVGAGEVIVFPENVPHEFWALEETVDLDVHVPVREDWLSKELPAYLKKSK from the coding sequence ATGAATTTCAAATCAATTATAGCGGCATTAGCGGTCACTACACTATTTGTAGGTAATACGGTAAATGCACAAGTAACAACCAAAGATTCTGTAGCAACTTCAAAAGTGCAACATTTCAATTTTGATAAAATGGAATCAGAAACTATTGTTGAGGGGATAAAGCGTAAGTGGTTTCATGGTGAAAAAGGTCAAATGACCATTTTTAATTTAGAAAAAGGAGCACATATTCCTTGGCACCAGCATCCTAATGAGCAGATTACATATATTATGTCTGGTAAAGTAAAAATCAAGACCATTATAGACGGAAAAGAACAATTTGTAGAAGTTGGAGCAGGAGAAGTGATTGTGTTTCCAGAAAATGTACCTCACGAGTTTTGGGCTCTAGAAGAAACGGTAGATTTAGATGTTCACGTTCCTGTGCGTGAAGATTGGTTAAGCAAAGAATTACCAGCGTATTTAAAAAAGAGTAAATAA
- a CDS encoding major royal jelly family protein → MKIINITFIIITTVMSIQAQNKITEAEVFATTDQAVGNITFTNTGDLVYSHHPFFSPENRVMLMDAKTKISQPFPNKAWNTPRTTDDNYLSNVLGIRNDKNGIVWMLDMAQRDNVSPKIVGWNTKTNQLERIYYLPKSIVPEHAQPNDMVVDTKNGYFIIADEGIGNGGDGTSGAFIIVDMKTGKARRLLEGTRTTLPEKTPTVINGKHLAVKGVDLLVGNDGITADANFEYIYYGPLNGTKIYRIKTLDLVNENFTEIELDRKIETYSEKPNNGGMSIDTEGNIYLTALESNSVVVVLAKDKSVKTMIKDPNMVWPDGVSYNHVDGYMYVSAAQVNRGAVFNQGKDLSTKPFYIFRFKPIVEGVSFR, encoded by the coding sequence ATGAAAATCATTAATATCACATTTATTATCATCACAACAGTTATGTCAATACAAGCACAAAACAAAATAACTGAAGCAGAGGTTTTTGCCACTACAGATCAAGCTGTTGGTAATATTACGTTTACTAATACTGGAGATTTAGTGTATAGTCATCATCCCTTTTTCTCACCAGAAAATAGAGTAATGCTTATGGATGCTAAAACAAAAATAAGCCAACCGTTTCCTAATAAAGCTTGGAATACACCAAGAACTACCGACGATAATTATTTAAGTAATGTTTTAGGCATTAGAAACGATAAAAACGGAATTGTTTGGATGTTAGATATGGCACAACGTGATAATGTATCACCCAAAATAGTGGGTTGGAACACAAAAACCAATCAATTAGAGCGTATTTATTATTTACCAAAATCTATAGTACCTGAGCATGCTCAACCAAATGATATGGTTGTAGATACCAAAAACGGTTATTTTATAATAGCAGATGAAGGTATTGGCAATGGAGGAGATGGAACCAGTGGTGCATTTATTATTGTGGATATGAAAACGGGTAAAGCACGTCGATTATTAGAAGGTACGCGTACAACGTTGCCAGAAAAGACACCAACGGTAATTAACGGAAAACATTTAGCGGTTAAAGGTGTAGATTTATTAGTGGGTAATGACGGAATTACCGCTGATGCTAATTTCGAATACATTTATTATGGTCCGTTAAACGGAACTAAAATCTACAGAATTAAAACCTTAGATTTAGTAAATGAGAACTTTACAGAAATAGAATTGGATCGTAAAATTGAAACGTATTCAGAGAAACCAAACAATGGAGGAATGAGTATTGATACAGAAGGGAATATTTATCTCACCGCTTTAGAATCGAATAGTGTAGTTGTAGTTTTAGCAAAAGATAAAAGTGTAAAAACGATGATAAAAGACCCTAATATGGTTTGGCCAGATGGTGTAAGTTATAATCATGTAGATGGTTATATGTATGTTTCTGCAGCACAAGTAAATAGAGGAGCCGTATTTAATCAAGGCAAAGATCTCTCTACAAAACCATTTTATATTTTCAGGTTTAAACCTATAGTAGAAGGCGTTTCTTTTAGATAA
- a CDS encoding DEAD/DEAH box helicase, whose protein sequence is MQQPLFEIQEKKTDKELYSYQQGAINQIFEKFDNERDDYHLLYQLPTGGGKTVIFSEMVRQYLKNHSKKVLVMTHRVELCNQTSKMLTSFGVVNKVVNSKANLDDHERYNCYVAMVETLNNRLNDGILNISDVGLVIVDEAHYNSFTKLFKFFENSFILGVTATPLSSNKELPMNSNYDELIPGESIENLIENDFLARAETHQYDMGLTSLEIGSNGDYTVKSSSDLYTSPSMLNKLLEAYIIHSKGKKTLIFNNGIDTSIQVYHTFNNAGLPIMHLDNTATKKQRKQILKWFHETPDAILTSVSILTTGFDEPTIDTIILNRATKSLTLYYQMIGRGSRVLNNKSKFTVIDLGNNIYRFGPWGADLNWEAIFKSPNYYIDRIKDDEAIESNFKHELADDIRSEFSKSKETYLDINALYKDTTFSGETSKVVLEKSIEQHAYICIENSEDVYDALTLAKLLKEDIDNRIKVYGKCISKSTNNFISWLKLDYQKKLNTYLLKNFDAVFEQIHGYPPEE, encoded by the coding sequence ATGCAACAGCCCCTATTTGAAATACAGGAAAAAAAGACGGACAAAGAACTTTACAGCTACCAGCAAGGTGCTATTAATCAAATATTTGAAAAGTTCGATAATGAAAGAGATGATTACCACCTCTTATATCAATTACCTACTGGTGGGGGAAAGACCGTAATTTTCTCTGAGATGGTACGGCAATACCTAAAAAATCACTCAAAAAAGGTCTTGGTCATGACACACCGTGTAGAGCTCTGTAACCAGACTTCTAAAATGCTCACCAGTTTTGGAGTGGTCAATAAAGTAGTTAATAGCAAAGCCAATTTAGATGACCATGAACGCTACAATTGTTATGTGGCCATGGTGGAAACGCTAAATAATAGGCTTAACGACGGTATATTGAATATCTCGGACGTCGGTTTAGTCATTGTAGATGAGGCTCATTATAATTCGTTTACAAAATTGTTCAAATTTTTCGAAAACTCATTTATTCTTGGGGTTACTGCTACGCCCTTAAGTTCCAATAAGGAGTTGCCCATGAATAGCAACTACGATGAGCTGATTCCTGGCGAATCCATAGAAAATTTAATTGAGAACGACTTTCTGGCGAGAGCAGAAACGCACCAGTATGACATGGGATTGACTTCTTTGGAGATAGGTTCCAATGGGGATTATACAGTTAAATCTTCTTCAGACCTGTATACGAGTCCGTCGATGTTAAATAAATTACTGGAAGCTTATATAATACATTCAAAAGGAAAAAAAACATTGATATTTAACAATGGTATAGATACCTCAATCCAGGTATACCATACCTTTAACAATGCGGGGTTGCCCATTATGCATTTGGACAATACCGCCACCAAAAAACAACGAAAACAAATTTTAAAGTGGTTTCATGAAACTCCGGACGCCATACTAACATCTGTAAGTATACTAACGACTGGTTTTGATGAACCCACTATAGATACCATTATTTTAAACAGGGCCACAAAGTCTTTGACCTTGTACTACCAAATGATCGGTAGGGGGTCTCGGGTGTTGAACAACAAATCTAAATTTACCGTTATAGATCTAGGTAATAATATCTATCGTTTTGGTCCTTGGGGGGCAGATCTAAATTGGGAGGCCATTTTTAAATCTCCGAATTACTACATAGACCGTATTAAGGACGATGAAGCTATTGAAAGTAATTTTAAACATGAGTTGGCCGATGACATTCGGTCAGAATTTTCAAAATCCAAGGAGACTTACTTGGATATTAATGCCTTATATAAGGATACCACCTTTTCCGGAGAAACCTCTAAAGTAGTATTGGAAAAATCCATTGAACAACATGCCTATATCTGTATAGAAAACAGTGAAGATGTGTATGATGCCCTTACGTTGGCAAAATTACTTAAAGAAGATATTGATAATAGGATAAAAGTTTATGGCAAGTGTATAAGTAAAAGCACCAATAATTTTATAAGTTGGCTAAAACTGGATTATCAAAAAAAGCTTAACACCTATCTTCTTAAAAATTTTGATGCCGTTTTTGAACAAATTCATGGTTATCCTCCGGAAGAGTAA
- a CDS encoding AraC family transcriptional regulator, with the protein MPRTIIENIVIAEYKKQTFFDFCKYTTIRFFEIVYFEEGTGTIKINGNMVNYTPNSVFVFVPDDIYIVNPETATSTVAIKFLKSFFRNTNTQNDILPVNDWFRKIEGILNSESHQLREMQFETESDKLHLVSLIKLVSTENLKKQSYDVFIIQNSLSIILHVIARNIQFLNTDISKVNVTSKIQQIINFIHTNIYNTELLSTKSLAEEFHMADNYMSEYFKKHTDISLKKYIINYKLKLVETRLKYTDLQFSEIAIELGFTDSSHLNKTFLAYKGITIGAFKAALA; encoded by the coding sequence ATGCCAAGAACCATTATAGAAAATATTGTTATCGCAGAATACAAAAAACAAACCTTTTTTGACTTTTGTAAGTACACAACCATTCGTTTTTTTGAAATCGTTTATTTCGAAGAAGGCACAGGAACGATAAAAATTAATGGTAACATGGTAAACTATACACCAAATAGTGTTTTTGTGTTTGTACCAGATGATATCTATATTGTTAATCCAGAAACTGCCACATCTACTGTAGCTATCAAGTTTTTAAAGAGTTTTTTTAGGAACACAAATACTCAGAACGATATACTACCTGTTAACGATTGGTTTCGAAAAATTGAAGGCATTTTAAATAGTGAAAGTCACCAACTACGTGAAATGCAGTTTGAAACTGAATCTGACAAACTACATTTAGTATCTTTAATTAAGTTGGTATCTACTGAAAATTTGAAAAAACAATCCTATGATGTGTTTATCATTCAAAATTCGCTATCTATTATTCTTCATGTTATAGCCAGAAATATTCAGTTTTTAAATACAGATATTTCAAAAGTTAATGTGACTTCAAAAATTCAACAAATCATAAATTTTATTCACACTAATATTTACAATACAGAATTGTTATCTACTAAAAGTCTTGCTGAAGAATTTCATATGGCAGATAATTATATGAGCGAGTATTTTAAAAAGCATACAGACATTAGCCTAAAAAAGTACATCATTAATTATAAATTGAAGTTAGTAGAAACACGACTTAAATATACTGATTTACAATTCTCAGAAATAGCAATCGAACTCGGTTTTACAGATTCTAGCCATTTAAATAAAACTTTTTTAGCCTATAAAGGCATTACTATTGGTGCTTTTAAAGCGGCTTTAGCCTAA
- a CDS encoding enoyl-CoA hydratase/isomerase family protein yields MKTTGFKTFKVAEKEGQAWVTFDNPPVNIQDIPMIKELDDLAASLEDDRSIKVVVFQSAHPEIFIAHADTNFLKEMSTKAVTREDIELLDLQKVLQRISKLPQITVSKIEGFARGGGHEFALATDMRFAARGKAVFMQMEVGMGILPCGGGSSRMARQIGLGRALEVILSAKDFDADQAEAYGLINRALDADKIGAFVEDLVNRMSQFNSDAIEAAKRTVYASIDLPIEEALKEEAYWLYQATSKSPAIKRFTMADDTGFQNDIENQRNFETLLMGLQGVN; encoded by the coding sequence ATGAAAACAACAGGATTTAAAACATTTAAAGTAGCAGAAAAAGAAGGACAGGCTTGGGTAACTTTTGATAACCCACCGGTAAATATTCAGGACATTCCGATGATTAAAGAGTTGGATGATTTGGCAGCATCTTTAGAGGATGACAGAAGTATCAAAGTAGTCGTATTTCAATCAGCACACCCAGAAATTTTTATAGCACATGCAGACACTAATTTCTTAAAAGAAATGTCGACAAAAGCAGTCACTAGAGAAGATATAGAATTATTAGACTTACAAAAAGTTTTGCAACGTATTAGTAAGCTACCGCAAATTACAGTTTCTAAAATAGAAGGTTTTGCTAGAGGTGGCGGACACGAATTTGCTTTAGCAACAGACATGCGTTTTGCAGCAAGGGGTAAAGCAGTATTTATGCAAATGGAAGTTGGTATGGGAATTTTACCTTGTGGTGGTGGATCTTCTCGTATGGCACGTCAAATTGGTTTAGGTAGAGCATTAGAAGTTATTTTATCAGCAAAAGATTTTGATGCAGACCAAGCAGAAGCTTACGGATTAATAAATAGAGCTTTAGATGCGGATAAAATAGGAGCTTTTGTTGAAGATTTGGTGAATAGAATGTCACAGTTTAATTCAGATGCTATCGAAGCTGCTAAACGTACCGTTTATGCGTCTATAGATTTACCAATTGAAGAAGCTTTAAAAGAAGAAGCCTATTGGTTATACCAAGCAACAAGTAAATCACCTGCCATTAAGCGTTTTACAATGGCGGACGATACAGGCTTTCAAAATGATATAGAAAATCAAAGAAACTTTGAGACATTATTAATGGGATTACAAGGTGTAAACTAA
- a CDS encoding nuclear transport factor 2 family protein — MNTAQNKQTILNFFERFSAGDATNALTYLDSDVMWQAMGIKGDLPVSGTMDKNGIGELIKMVKEAIPNGLELTPVGWTAEGDRVAAEFISYGVLTNDKVYNNPYHFLFQFSDGKILKIKEYMDTLHVKSIFVDA, encoded by the coding sequence ATGAATACAGCACAAAATAAACAAACGATACTTAATTTTTTCGAACGTTTTTCTGCAGGTGATGCGACCAATGCGTTAACATATTTAGATTCTGACGTAATGTGGCAAGCCATGGGAATTAAAGGAGATTTACCCGTTTCTGGAACGATGGATAAAAACGGGATTGGAGAATTAATTAAAATGGTGAAGGAGGCTATTCCTAACGGATTAGAATTAACACCAGTGGGTTGGACTGCGGAAGGCGATAGGGTAGCTGCCGAATTTATTTCTTACGGTGTACTTACAAATGATAAAGTTTATAATAATCCGTATCACTTTTTATTTCAATTTTCTGATGGTAAGATTCTTAAAATAAAAGAGTACATGGACACATTACACGTAAAATCAATATTTGTTGATGCGTAG
- a CDS encoding 2OG-Fe(II) oxygenase, producing MTNKNILAQARALTLPSREASLKREASVSHFWNSNRNLLEEAWTEWEIENKDNILVPDETLLDPRLQKAIKEAWENPEKENAVADLWEEISPGVYVAQFFNPERLADFRKYLEAVVNSQIPKRAPYGIQLNRYGIMLDPRSEGYLAAPNFQAFYNDIMDRYMRPIARLLLGTYGYDNQTFGFSIQYNPDKDKDLNGHTDASAATLNININLPDEAFTGSQVDFYDKTTGKTVQTTFESGKAIIHRGDVAHATHPIISGQRSNLVVWLYGDRMQIPRGGASSYGSVDNSASKVVTSESISARERWSVPKSPKDTFAPF from the coding sequence ATGACAAATAAAAATATACTCGCACAAGCTCGTGCACTTACTTTACCTTCTCGTGAGGCCTCGCTAAAACGTGAGGCCTCTGTCTCACATTTTTGGAATAGTAACCGAAATCTACTTGAAGAGGCATGGACAGAATGGGAAATTGAAAACAAAGATAATATACTAGTTCCTGATGAAACGTTGCTAGATCCACGCTTACAAAAGGCGATTAAAGAAGCATGGGAAAACCCAGAAAAAGAAAATGCTGTTGCCGATTTATGGGAAGAAATTAGTCCTGGTGTTTATGTTGCTCAGTTTTTTAACCCAGAACGCTTAGCGGATTTTCGTAAATATTTAGAAGCTGTAGTAAATTCACAAATTCCTAAACGAGCACCATACGGAATACAATTGAATCGTTATGGAATTATGTTAGATCCACGCTCAGAAGGCTATCTTGCAGCACCGAATTTTCAGGCATTTTATAATGATATTATGGACCGTTATATGCGTCCGATTGCACGTTTGTTATTGGGGACTTATGGTTATGACAACCAAACATTTGGTTTTTCTATTCAGTACAATCCAGATAAAGACAAGGATTTAAATGGTCACACGGATGCTTCTGCCGCTACCTTGAATATCAACATTAACTTACCCGATGAAGCATTTACAGGTTCGCAAGTTGATTTTTACGATAAAACCACGGGAAAAACGGTGCAAACTACATTTGAATCAGGGAAAGCAATAATTCACAGAGGTGATGTAGCACACGCTACGCACCCCATTATTAGTGGGCAACGTAGTAACTTGGTAGTGTGGTTATATGGAGATCGTATGCAAATTCCGAGAGGAGGAGCAAGTAGCTATGGTAGTGTCGATAACTCAGCATCTAAAGTTGTTACATCAGAAAGCATTAGTGCTCGCGAGCGTTGGAGTGTGCCAAAGAGTCCCAAAGACACCTTTGCACCTTTTTAA
- a CDS encoding LLM class oxidoreductase, producing the protein MQSLYVEITKETKVKPEPIHFGFRLGVHYLIDYIEKLRSIGVNHLALNLRFNTMNMDATLERIAKRVLPEFHSKKNNKKM; encoded by the coding sequence ATGCAATCTTTATATGTAGAAATAACTAAAGAAACAAAAGTTAAACCAGAACCCATTCATTTCGGATTTAGATTAGGTGTTCATTATTTAATCGATTATATTGAAAAATTACGAAGTATTGGAGTTAATCATTTAGCTTTAAACTTAAGGTTCAATACGATGAATATGGATGCTACTTTAGAGCGAATTGCAAAAAGAGTATTGCCAGAATTTCATTCCAAGAAAAATAATAAGAAAATGTAA
- a CDS encoding SDR family NAD(P)-dependent oxidoreductase codes for MCKTIIITGSTDGIGKITALNLAKKGNIVYVHGRNEAKVLQVISEIKKASNNENIEGFVADFSDLESVIKMADKIKKEIPKIDILINNAGVFKSKAIENKDGLDMRMVVNYLAPYVLTNAILSNIKKSEAPRIINLSSAAQAPVSEAVLTGKEQQSENSTYAQSKLALTMWSFYLAKQEPNITVIAVNPGSLLKTKMAKEAYGQHWSPAEKGSDILVDLALSENYKNDSGNYFDNDKGEVKGHFSPAHPDAYDEGKIEKLLSITNGLL; via the coding sequence ATGTGTAAAACAATAATAATTACAGGAAGTACAGACGGAATAGGTAAAATTACGGCTTTAAATTTAGCGAAAAAAGGTAATATCGTTTATGTACACGGAAGAAATGAAGCAAAAGTGCTTCAAGTAATTTCGGAAATTAAAAAGGCTTCAAATAATGAAAATATAGAAGGTTTTGTCGCTGATTTTTCAGATTTAGAATCCGTTATAAAAATGGCTGATAAAATTAAAAAGGAAATTCCTAAAATTGATATTTTAATCAATAATGCAGGTGTTTTTAAAAGTAAAGCAATAGAGAATAAAGATGGTTTAGATATGAGAATGGTGGTTAATTATTTAGCTCCTTATGTATTAACGAATGCTATTCTTTCGAACATAAAAAAATCGGAAGCACCACGAATTATCAATTTAAGTTCTGCAGCACAAGCACCAGTTTCAGAAGCTGTTTTAACAGGGAAAGAACAACAGTCTGAAAATTCAACCTACGCACAAAGTAAATTAGCATTAACGATGTGGAGTTTTTATTTAGCAAAACAAGAGCCAAATATTACAGTTATTGCCGTAAATCCCGGGTCGTTGTTAAAAACAAAAATGGCTAAAGAGGCGTATGGTCAACATTGGTCACCAGCGGAAAAAGGGAGCGATATTTTGGTTGATTTAGCATTGTCTGAAAACTATAAAAATGATTCAGGTAACTATTTTGACAATGATAAAGGTGAAGTTAAAGGACATTTTTCTCCTGCACATCCAGATGCGTATGACGAAGGTAAAATCGAAAAGTTATTAAGTATAACCAACGGTTTACTATAA